The Dethiosulfovibrio faecalis genome contains the following window.
ACATTTTAAACACGTTCATACTGCTCTTGAGGGTGATGTTTCCATTGCTCGCAAGCTGTACAATAAAAAGCTTGTTTTTAATCGGTTTGTTTACCCTACTTTGGATGAGAGCATTCCTTTCGACATAGATCTTGCTCTGAAAAATCACGTTGATGGCAGAAAAAAGCTTAAGATCCAAATTGGCAACTCTGCCGATCCTAGCAATAACCATTTGGAGGTTTTTAGAGCTATAAAGGGAAGTCTTGGCTCAGACT
Protein-coding sequences here:
- a CDS encoding TDP-N-acetylfucosamine:lipid II N-acetylfucosaminyltransferase; protein product: MKKVGLIHFKHVHTALEGDVSIARKLYNKKLVFNRFVYPTLDESIPFDIDLALKNHVDGRKKLKIQIGNSADPSNNHLEVFRAIKGSLGSDFEVLCPLSYGDQDHAASVIRLGKEMWGDRFRPLTDFMSYDDYVRELSSVDCLILNHKRQQYSGPGKMDHRVSC